One genomic segment of Impatiens glandulifera chromosome 6, dImpGla2.1, whole genome shotgun sequence includes these proteins:
- the LOC124943322 gene encoding purine permease 21-like, protein MEIIHTSQPESRISFKSNQETNNPSIQPSKPYKWWLQLFVYTLFVLFGQSGATLLRRLYYEKGGKSIWLASLLETIGFPILIPFSFNFKKTGNSINGINKHSSIRTITLLLTSYICLGLLQAINNMLYSVGLLYLPVSTFSLLSASELFFTAFFSLLINKQKLTPPIINSLVLLIASSTILIIHGDNNNNNNSERRHTRGSRDYAVGFSSTIIASAVYSLQLSLTQLFFQKVSGSVNFTTVMNMLFNQSLVASCFGAIAIVAVGEGKGLKGEMERFELGKLGYWLILIGIVVAWQAFAVGAVGLIFRVSSLFSNVIGALALPIIPILAAVFFREEMDGLKVITMLLALWGVVSYVYQHYLDDCKRRLSDVSGAGGIVLEKDKERER, encoded by the exons ATGGAAATTATTCACACATCTCAACCCGAAAGTCGAATCTCCTTCAAGTCCAACCAAG AAACAAACAACCCATCAATTCAACCCTCCAAACCTTACAAATGGTGGCTGCAGTTATTTGTTTATACTCTGTTTGTCCTGTTTGGTCAATCAGGTGCTACTTTGCTTAGAAGGTTGTATTATGAAAAAGGTGGAAAGAGCATTTGGCTAGCATCTCTTCTAGAAACTATAGGATTTCCAATTCTCATTCCATTCTCtttcaatttcaaaaaaacAGGAAACTCCATTAATGGAATTAACAAACATTCTTCCATAAGAACCATAACCCTTCTTCTTACATCATACATATGTTTAGGCCTTCTTCAAGCTATAAACAATATGTTATATTCAGTTGGTCTTCTCTACTTACCAGTTTCAACTTTCTCCCTTCTAAGTGCATCAGAATTGTTCTTCACTgctttcttttctctcttaatCAACAAGCAGAAACTAACTCCACCGATTATCAATTCTCTAGTCCTTCTAATCGCTTCCTCAACTATCCTAATAATCCATGGagataataacaataataacaaTTCAGAGAGAAGACATACCCGAGGAAGTAGAGATTACGCTGTCGGATTTTCCAGCACGATTATCGCTTCCGCCGTTTACTCTTTACAACTCTCATTGACACAGCTTTTCTTTCAGAAGGTTTCTGGGTCGGTTAATTTCACTACAGTGATGAACATGCTGTTTAATCAATCATTGGTGGCGAGTTGTTTCGGCGCGATTGCGATCGTGGCTGTAGGCGAGGGAAAGGGTTTGAAAGGAGAGATGGAGAGATTTGAATTGGGGAAATTAGGGTATTGGTTGATTTTGATTGGGATTGTTGTGGCTTGGCAGGCGTTTGCGGTGGGTGCGGTTGGATTGATTTTTCGAGTATCGTCGTTGTTTTCGAATGTAATTGGGGCGTTGGCTTTGCCTATTATACCGATTCTTGCGGCGGTGTTTTTTCGTGAAGAGATGGATGGATTGAAGGTGATTACTATGTTGTTGGCGCTTTGGGGTGTGGTTTCGTATGTTTATCAGCATTATTTAGACGATTGTAAACGGCGACTTTCTGATGTTTCCGGCGCCGGCGGGATTGTTCTTGAGAAAGACAAAGAGAGGGAGAGATGA